A region from the Papaver somniferum cultivar HN1 unplaced genomic scaffold, ASM357369v1 unplaced-scaffold_125, whole genome shotgun sequence genome encodes:
- the LOC113331582 gene encoding LOB domain-containing protein 27-like isoform X1, with product MTVKGGTNHACAACKYQRRKCAPDCALAPYFPHDQPKMFQNAHRLFGVSNIQKILKPLTPNLKKEATRSIIYESNMRARFPVSGCQGVIIQLQYQLQQAELELHYVRAHLEMYRQQNQIQTSPELLQLGNLNMAAAPTPAPDYNTLSLFQQQAYDDNNVSVVNGDVASIMPMESFSNENSQGYGNDVTPVDYVKNEIVNPLWMQHDFIANDHHNGNNNSNSTKVQSHEFFVEQPVLFQQEPDVLESQDYDEMPAFFDAIDDKEGYESSSPESSPGDATQSIEHVSENELKNAAACFSVTSVN from the exons atgacggtCAAGGGAGGCACAAACCATGCTTGTGCTGCCTGCAAATACCAAAGAAGGAAATGCGCACCAGACTGTGCATTAGCTCCGTACTTTCCTCATGACCAGCCAAAAATGTTTCAGAATGCTCATAGACTTTTTGGTGTTAGTAACATTCAGAAAATCCTTAAACCACTTACTCCTAATCTCAAAAAAGAAGCAACAAGATCGATCATATACGAATCGAATATGAGAGCAAGGTTTCCTGTTAGTGGTTGTCAAGGTGTTATTATACAACTTCAGTATCAACTCCAACAAGCTGAATTGGAACTTCATTATGTCAGGGCTCATCTTGAAATGTACCGGCAACAGAATCAAATACAAACTTCTCCAGAACTGCTGCAATTAGGTAACCTCAACATGGCCGCAGCACCGACTCCGGCTCCGGATTACAACACGCTTTCGCTGTTTCAGCAACAAGCGTATGATGATAATAATGTTTCAGTTGTTAACGGCGATGTAGCGAGTATTATGCCAATGGAGTCTTTTTCTAATGAGAATAGTCAAGGTTATGGTAATGATGTTACACCGGTGGATTATGTGAAGAATGAAATTGTTAATCCTTTGTGGATGCAACATGATTTCATTGCTAATGATCATCATAATGGTAATAATAACAGTAACTCGACGAAAGTTCAGTCTCATGAGTTTTTTGTTGAACAACCGGTATTGTTTCAGCAAGAACCTGATGTATTGGAATCTCAAGATTATGATGAAATGCCTGCTTTTTTCGATGCAATTGACGACAAGGAAGGTTACGAGTCAAG CAGTCCTGAATCATCTCCAGGAGATGCAACACAATCAATTGAACATGTTTCAGAGAATGAGTTAAAAAATGCAGCGGCATGCTTCAGCGTGACAAGTGTGAACTGA
- the LOC113331582 gene encoding LOB domain-containing protein 27-like isoform X2, with protein sequence MTVKGGTNHACAACKYQRRKCAPDCALAPYFPHDQPKMFQNAHRLFGVSNIQKILKPLTPNLKKEATRSIIYESNMRARFPVSGCQGVIIQLQYQLQQAELELHYVRAHLEMYRQQNQIQTSPELLQLGNLNMAAAPTPAPDYNTLSLFQQQAYDDNNVSVVNGDVASIMPMESFSNENSQGYGNDVTPVDYVKNEIVNPLWMQHDFIANDHHNGNNNSNSTKVQSHEFFVEQPVLFQQEPDVLESQDYDEMPAFFDAIDDKEGYESSPESSPGDATQSIEHVSENELKNAAACFSVTSVN encoded by the exons atgacggtCAAGGGAGGCACAAACCATGCTTGTGCTGCCTGCAAATACCAAAGAAGGAAATGCGCACCAGACTGTGCATTAGCTCCGTACTTTCCTCATGACCAGCCAAAAATGTTTCAGAATGCTCATAGACTTTTTGGTGTTAGTAACATTCAGAAAATCCTTAAACCACTTACTCCTAATCTCAAAAAAGAAGCAACAAGATCGATCATATACGAATCGAATATGAGAGCAAGGTTTCCTGTTAGTGGTTGTCAAGGTGTTATTATACAACTTCAGTATCAACTCCAACAAGCTGAATTGGAACTTCATTATGTCAGGGCTCATCTTGAAATGTACCGGCAACAGAATCAAATACAAACTTCTCCAGAACTGCTGCAATTAGGTAACCTCAACATGGCCGCAGCACCGACTCCGGCTCCGGATTACAACACGCTTTCGCTGTTTCAGCAACAAGCGTATGATGATAATAATGTTTCAGTTGTTAACGGCGATGTAGCGAGTATTATGCCAATGGAGTCTTTTTCTAATGAGAATAGTCAAGGTTATGGTAATGATGTTACACCGGTGGATTATGTGAAGAATGAAATTGTTAATCCTTTGTGGATGCAACATGATTTCATTGCTAATGATCATCATAATGGTAATAATAACAGTAACTCGACGAAAGTTCAGTCTCATGAGTTTTTTGTTGAACAACCGGTATTGTTTCAGCAAGAACCTGATGTATTGGAATCTCAAGATTATGATGAAATGCCTGCTTTTTTCGATGCAATTGACGACAAGGAAGGTTACGAGTCAAG TCCTGAATCATCTCCAGGAGATGCAACACAATCAATTGAACATGTTTCAGAGAATGAGTTAAAAAATGCAGCGGCATGCTTCAGCGTGACAAGTGTGAACTGA